The Procambarus clarkii isolate CNS0578487 chromosome 91, FALCON_Pclarkii_2.0, whole genome shotgun sequence region ggtagacgaaaaaacattaattcatgaaaacttggcttattaggcaaatcgggccttgcatagtaggctgagaagtgagttctggctactaggtacgacatatatatatatatatatatatatatatatatatatatatatatatatatatatatatatatatatatatatatatatatatatataaccatgcaaaccatgctctgaaactctccctggacagatgtaataggacccattatcaccacaccagaaataaatatctctttgatatccccagggtcaaacttaatctgtgtaaacactctatgcaaattaagggacctagtttatggaactcactccctagtgaattgaaaaactgcaaaacttttgccttatttaaaagcaaaaccaaaaagtacctaacttcatcttcttagtttcctacactgagctttaaatttgctctgtacctagtgttacccaatctcctaatttttatgtaatttcaaacaaccttatcattgtgttcattgctgtcttcttttatgtgctagccatatgctgtattgtgactaccaatttttgtcaactaccattcaagctgtcattgcaaccaatcttatattgtttctgctgtattatgcctaccaatttttttgtcaactaccattcaagctgtcattgcaatcaatcttagctacctatgtgctttagtatactgtacctacaattttctctcatcttttttttcatttcatgtaatctgttatcattttttgtctataattttgcaagtatttacctccttaaaattttcttagattaaggacctgcccgaaacgctgcgcgtcctagtggctttacaagactgtaattaccatatttgtatcctcacattccttatgtacattcttgtatatgcataaataaaataaaataatatatatatatatatatatatatatatatatatatatatatatatatatatatgtcgtacctagtagccagaacgcacttctcagcctactatgcaaggcctgatttgcctaataagccaagttttcctgaattaatacattttctctaatttttttcttatgaaatgataaaactacccatttcattatgcatgaggtcaattttttttatttgagttaaaattaacgtagatatatgaccgaacctaaccaaccctacctaacctaacctaacctatctttataggttaggttaggttaggtagccgaaaaaggtaggttaggttaggttaggtaggctaggtagtcgaaaaaacattaattcatgaaaacttggcttattaggcaaatcgggccttgcatagtaggctgagaagtgcgttctggctactaggtacgacatatatatatatatatatatatatatgtcgtacctagtagccagaacgcacttctcagcctaatatgcaagccccgatttgcctaataagtcaagttttcatgaattaattgtttttcgtctatctaacctacctaacctaacctaacctacctttttcggctacctaacctaacctaacctataaagattggttaggttaggttaggtagggttgtttaggttcggtcatatatctacgtaaactttaactccaataaaaaaaaattgacctcatacataatgaaatgagtagctttatcatttcataagaaaaaaattagagaaaatatattaattcaggaaaacttggcttattaggcaaatcgggccttgcatagtaggctgagaagtgtgttctggctactaggttcgacatatatatatatatatatatatatatatgtcgtacctagtagccagaacgcacttctcggcctactattcaaggcccgatttgcctaataagccaagttttcctgaaataatatattttctctaatttttttcttatgaaatgataaagctacccatttcattatgtatgaggtcaatttttttttattagagttaaaattaacgtagatatatgaccgaacctaaccaaccctacctaacctaacctaacctatctttataggttaggttaggtagcggaaaaagttaggttaggttaggtaggttaggttgccgaaaaacaattaattcatgaaaacttggcttattaggcaaatcgggccttgaatagtaggctgagaagtgcgttctggctactaggtacgacatatatatatatatatatatatatatatatatatatatatatatatatatatatatatatatatatatatatatatatatgacagtgtcagaccacggacgaAAATTGAAaccgtttcaattttcctccgtggtttgacactcacatttttaattacgtttattttcgtgatacacacacacacacacatatatatatatatatatatatatatatatatatatatatatatatatatatatatatatatgcttagctCGTGTGCTTAGTGCTTAGCATAATTCAGTGCTTAGCTCGTGTGGAAATCGTGAAGCTGTTTAGTCAGTTGATTTTTTTTCTATTGAAGCAGGTATTTTCTGCCCCTATTccgtgtatgactaaccatcctgcgagatgggaatattagatgaacttatagctagttttttatctacactgtataatctttcatatagaatagggtagcagcacattgctgcgtACACACAAGcgtgttaataataaaaaaaatctgtatataaagaaaaacacTGGGGCCATATATAATCCACATGAGAATGCCGAGGAAAATGTCGACCTGAAAATGCTACTATTGAAAATGTCTACTACTGGAGACAAGCAAGAGAACAATTGTAAAAGGTACCAGTTACCCTGACATGTCTACCCCGGCAGTGTTGGAGAAGATCCCTCACAAGAGACTCATTCAAGGTAGAGAACTAGGATGGTGTACATGGACCAGTGTTAATTTAGTTGGGTGAGCGAGACGTGTCGAGAAAGAATCAAAGGATCGTATTAATGTTTGCCGATATGACACTAATGAGAACAGCCAGAATAGAGGGGGAACTGTGCTATATTGCAGTATAATTAATTTTAATCTGTAATAAACAAACACTACTGTATTTACAAATAAAATAAGAAACGCCAGACATTCTAGATACATATAGATCACACAGAAcggaacatgaacaccaacatacaAGCATCATCAAAATCAAGTGAgtaaaaattaaattaatcaaGCACATTACACGGAACATAAAAATAAGTAGCAAAACAATTATATCCACACAAGGCGAAACAATAGAGACCCATGAACACAAAGACTAACCAACACACAGGCAGTCACAATACACCTGAGCTAAGCACAGATGGGCACAAAAAGTTTCATTGAGGAAAAGGGACAATGATAattagtatggatcttaagccaaCAAATCAATATACAAATGTTCGAAATAAAGCAAATAAGATTCTAAGATTCATAACTCTGAGTGTTAGCAATAAGGCCTCTAATGTCTCTCCTCAGCTCTACCTTATCCCTGCTAGCTCCTATTTAGTTTATACACTTCAGTTTTAGGAGCACAATATTGCACAATATTgcacattttattttatatattttttattgcaCAATAGTTTCCACTATTGTGCAATAGTGGAATAGACAAGTCGCCCTAGATGTGAATAGCAAAATCATTAGAAGAAACCAAtccgggaagactatgtagcccGAAATATGCAGTTAATTGTTAATAAATGAAATGTTAGAAGTTTGATTTAGTGTTGGTGCTCAAGTCCTATCAACTTTTCGAGGGTAAGGCACCTACAATAGCttagtgaccaaccagcaagtatactgttCTCCTGTACATAGCTCAGAACTAAGGTGAACTCTTACTGCATATACACGAGATCATATGAATTACGGTTGACCAGTGTCCAGTATGCGGTCAAGTATCACGTATAATTTCAGAGGCTTTTTATTATTTTACTTTTGATTGGGGCGACTGGCCAGGTTATCAAAGATAttgaatagcgtgatgcatcaaatgaacaaaatccATATGGGCCgtggcgagggttcgaacctacgtccgaaagtATCCCAGACACTCCAGACGTTCgaacccttatggatttgttcatttgatgcatcacgctattgggatTTGTGTGTAAtgcagtaagggcgaagaggtagaacagcctattgacatagcttttttttcttttttttcagatatatacaagagttgttacatccttgtacagccactagtacgcgtagcgtttcgggcaggtccctggaatacgatcccctgccgcgaagaatcgttttttcatccaagtacacattttactgttgcgttaaacagaggctacagttaaggaattgcgcccagtaaatcctccccggccaggatacgaacccatgacatagcgctcgcggaacgccaggcgagtgtcttaccactacaccacggaaactACACCCTCCTGCACTCGGAGCTCGAGTGCAGGAGGGAATtacgtaaaaccctggtttgtctctgaGACTGCAGGAACCGTTGGTAAATCAGGATAATTTCCCGGttacaattcttttaccatgtcgtagctcagtcgattaaggcagcgtctgggatcctctcgcgaacactcatcacggcccttgttgatttgaCGGTGCCTCTAAATTCACTTTGTGTACAACTACAATTCTCTCGGTTGCCTTATTTGTTTTGCTTAATCGCATTCTGCATATAACAAGTTAAATTTGTTTTAAGGACTATGTTGACAAGAAGTTGTGTGTATTTATTCTACAGATGTCTTGCTGGTGgcggttggtgttgttggtggtgttggtggcggggAGTGGCGCCATGATGCACCAGGCGCTCACCGGACATCAggtacagtgtttacctcacgtaCACTGCTACAGTTGTCCTGCCCAGGCTTCCCGTTCCCGGCAGGACAAGCCCTTCACTACCTCATAGGGTAGGGTAGTGACCCTTATGTTTTCTGCCTGgtctttcatatttttttttttgggggggggggccaaattTTCCATTACAGCCGCTGCTGATTACAAAAAATTGAAAATCACCGAATGGTTCAGACGACCTCGTGCGGTTTCCGTTTATTTTCAGTCTTAAATGTTTTCTCTCTCCTAAAGTATTACTTTTGCTTTCACTGGAAGTCCTTGGTGTTGCAACACACACGTGTACATTAACACCACGGTCATTGTTGGGCATATTTCGAGCTGAAGCTGTAGTAGAATATTAGTTGCAGATCTACCATATAGACTAGGCTTCACTTTGTCTCTTGTAGATCAAATTTGCCTTGCTTTAGTATTTAACAAAAGCAAGCATAAAGGTCTAGCACTTTCCTTTCAATAACTAGTCTGCACACGAGAAAATCATTGAGGTAATGGGCTGACTTGAGCTAGCGTACTGGTGATTCCCAGACAACTGCCATAACCCATTGGTTGGTCGGCTTTTGTCCTATCGTGGCCGAGTGGGTGAAGGCACGTGTCTGGGAAACACCGGAACGCTGGTTCAAGTCATCCCATTGCTTCAAAATAATTTTCTCACACCGATACATTACGCCATTGTAATTTCTTTGTAGTCAGTACAAATGTAATAAAATACCCTCTCAAACCTCCAAATCTTGGTAATTAAAGAATACCTTTGTAGGGGCGTTGCCCCGCCTAATAACCATCCTATCCAAGAACTAAGACTTGCGATTGGTCACCCACAACTTCTAATTGGTTCTATTTTGGGTAGCATGGATACCGTCTGTTGCTACATGGGTCGAGATTAGTCTTGGCTACAGTTATTCTAGGTAACTAGTCAGAGATTGGTCGGTCTAACTCTTTCCGGTGCTGATCCAGGGACGGCCGGGTGTCTTCtgaaacatttatatatacaagagttcttacattcttgtaatgcatagcgtttcgggcaggtccttaatcctaattttctctGGAATACATCCCAACAAATCTTTTTAACAACCGGAATACATCCcagcaaatcgtttaacaaccaagtacccatccaCTGCTGAATGAACAGAggcatacagttaaggattggcgcctagtcaatcctccccagccaggagacGAACCCAGGTCGAATCATCGAAGCACAGGGAGTGCATGTTACCACGGCACAGCCTGTCCTCCAaataaagacccaaaagtgattccatccacccgccaaaccccccgtttatgaatgaaaaacggtttacacacgactcacaactgatgacgttcgaacacttccggaacaagtgcttcactgacgaattttcttcgaaccacaacgctgtaaatgcttcacccacgtactacaaatacaaataatcgccaacagaacccaaacacctaacctaacctaccctatgcttatatatacacaatatgttaatatattataatattaatttatacttgagaaaattcccgttttgaatgaacagcatgttcaaatttatgaatgcgtctgtggggttgaccgctgggtgtaatggacttgagtcgaggacgggttgcatcgtGTTGCTACTTACTtcctcgtggtggtggtgctataTTGACCTCCCTAGACCcccgtggtggtggtaatgttactgacctccctggaccctgtggaggtggtggtgctactgaccCCCTGTGACcccgtggaggtggtggtgctactgagcTCCCCAAGGCCCAAGCTGGGGAACGGGAGGTTGCCAAGAAATATTTTCCCAGGCTTGTTGTTACAATATTAATCTTGTGTAATTTATTCTGTTTTTTATTctgtatatttattaatataatgTATTAAATATTATCGAGACGATTTATATCTAAAATTTCGGTAAATAATAATTTTGCATAATTGCAAATTAACGTACCTAAATTTTAAATTGTCGCGGGAATATCCCAGTCATACAGATTGATTAAAATTAGGTGTAaatagttacagccccgctcctgtgccaggtaagtccactacaggctcaccatagcccgtactatttggaactttttgttcagagtagctgaatctaaaacaacaaaactaGCTAGAGGTGTTGTGTGGATGAGGCGGCGTTAGGGCGATCAGGACATAGACCTCCACGTGGGAACGCTCGCGAGAACGGGCTGTGTATCTTGCAGGTGTGGGAGGTTGATGAGTCGGGTAGAGTCCTCACGACACGATTGCTTGAGGAGGGTCTGCTGGACGTGCTGGACCACTCTAGACCTTCCCGGACCGTGCGGGTCTCTCCTCACGCCGTCCACCAGGTCAAGACCGCCCTGCAGGAGGCTGCCATTCCCTACCGCGTCCTTATCTATGACCTGGCCACCTACATCAAGGTGAGGCATTACAGTGTACTATCTCGCTACCTACATTCGGAAGAGACTGTGGTAACTACGACTAATGTATTTTATCTTTAAACTCCATACACTCAACAGTTGCGACAGGTGAGGCAAAACTCACCACACACTGCTCCCCGGCGCTCATGGCTTGAGGCATGCATAGTAATTCAAGACCGTTGAATTATTACACTGTTGTCATTAGATGTTGAGAtataagtctcgtcctaatcacacacttaGATCTTGATAAagtactcaggagagtgcgagagACTTGGTGTTAATTCAGCGTTGAAATAACGTTACTCTTGGATATTGTGGCCACTGGGAGCGACAGCATCTTATCTATTGTATCAAAGACAAATTAGGATTAGTGAAATAATGATTGCTTTGGTGTGAATAAATCTGAACATCTACATATATCTACAAAAACACACTTATTTGGGAAagtcattttttttatatatttccgcacaattttaaaatatttccATTAATTGTGCAAAAATACTGAAGGAATGTTTGTATTTCActtataattaaaaaaaactttCAATTACACTGAAAGTTGGGTTTAACACCTGGGGCCATTATTAAATTGAATGACGTCTTCTATGTGCCAAAAGATATTGCTACACGTAGTAGCAGAGTACATGTAGAGTACACGGGCCGAGTACATATTGCTGTGTTGCAGGAAGCGAATAAAGGGGGTCGAGAGCCCCGGTCACCTGTTGACACCTGCACAGCCACCACCTGTCCCGCCCCTCTCAAGACCCACTACATGACCCTCTCCCAGGTGAGTACCACTTGTCCCGCCGCCCTCTCTCTCCACAGATAAACAGCGTGTGCCCAGTTCAACCTCTAAGATTATATTCTATCTATCTAAGAATATTTAGTAACGGGTAGCCTAACAATCACAAGCCTAACAAGCTTCctatcccccccacccccgccgatGGGAACTAAACCAAACACAGGTATTCGATTGAACGATGTGTGTTGTTAGAGCAgtgacctcttacttaaactaatGACCTGTGATGTCATATTCAGTATTCTTCTTTTGTTCAATACGGTAGTATACTAAGCAGTAAATGAACACTTTAAAGAAGAGCGTGTTTGTTGTCGATTTAAGGGATGACGacaatcgtgggatcggatgcgccccggcttcttgtttctgttttagatttagctactcagaatgaaatgtccatgtagcacgggctatggtgagcccgtaattcagttcggttattcgcgataaccttgttactgtgatatttgagtcaaagttttaaatggaggtggggtttcctcctttttccgttttttttcgcttctgttttagtgcactggttttagtctttgttttaataacattatctaggaggcggatgtagatgcagaatgttcactagtgagtcccattcctcaactgcttttctaatcgTTGTAGTCTCTGTAggaatttgcatctaatgcagctgctgtcgttagaaaatgttgagtttgatgcgaagGGCTTTAgtcgcttcacattccagtaagtagtgcaatagtggcgcctctgcttctgttccacagatatgacactcttgggtttattacctcccagcagcacttgtaaccaagtctgagtctgtgtatggctactgcagtgtctctggatatctttctgTCAGGCTTGAaatagtagtacccagtggcttattCGTACACAGTGGATCtatcttccgctactttggctctgcacCCCGGCGTACCCGCGAAGCCTAATGACGAAATGAATGTCGCTTATCAGCTGAAACTAATAGGCTTCgcggcaaataaacgcacagacaggcagatgattggggagccccaagaGTCCCTTAGAGTGACAAGCACCGGAAAGTAGAGCATTTCTTAGTCAAGTAGCACATGACCTAAACTTTTAAAATATGCTTAACATATTTAAAGCTTCATACTTAATCAGCAATTCAAGGTTTAAATAGGACTAAAAGTTTAGTCGTTTCATGGCATTGCTATTTTTCATTAAACCCAAACCTCTTctgacctaacgtaacctaactaaaATAAAAGGTAAATTTTTGCATTAAATATATACAGTGCGAGGTATTACTGTGCCTCTGGAACAGTGCTGTTTCCATCAGCTTGCCTCTGGAACCTTTTTGGATACTTCAGATTCGAACACGCCATGTTAATGTATTCATATTTTTCTCCTTCTGTTAACATCACTTCCAACGCCATGCCCACCAAAACAATATCACGTGGTTGCATGCAGATGGAATGGTACCTTAAGGAGATGAACCGAACCTTCCCCAGCAGGATTAGCGTCAGCTCTATAGGAAAGTCTGTAGAGGGCCGCGATATCTGGCTGGCTTACCTGCCGGCAGCCAACTCATCAGGCAGAGCCATCTGGGTGGAGGCTGGTAAGTTGATGCTCTTGGTGTACTTGCCACCAGAATCCTTCGTGCGAGATTGTAATTCATGTTTCGATCTTGTAAATATGTAATTACAACTTCAAACTTCCGCCCAGCCGCGTGTATTATCAAGGTACACGAGTTAGCCCCCTTGAACTCATGCCTATAAGCGACCACGGGCTTTTGTTTATTTTACATGGTGCTGCTCATAAATAAATTACTCAAAACTGTATCTCAGGAACATGTAATTATCATATTCAATACCATTGCATCAATCGTCAATATATTACGATAATTAGTTATTTATCTACCTCCTTCAGATATCCTTTGAAATTATTATACAATTTATCTTTCGCGATTGTATACAGTTCATCAATTAAAACTATTACCCGCAAATCTAAGGCCAAGAGAGATCATTAGATTTGTGTATTCGCTTGCCATTTGTTTTGTGGGTTTATTGTGTATTTTAATGTGCTGATATACAGTCACAATGTACTGATTTCTATATATATGGCAGGTCTTCATGCCAGGGAGTGGATCTCGCCGGCAGTGGCCTTGCACCTCATCGATCGCACGATACACAACAGGTCAGCCATGGCCAACATGGACATTCTCGTGGTGCCCATGGCCAACCCTGATGGCTATGTTTACACCTGGACAACTGATCGCTTTTGGCGTAAGAACCGGAGaatcaacgccggtaccacttgtGCCGGCGTCGACCTTAACCGCAACTGGGATTACCATTTTGGCGTTGGAGCTTCCACCAACCCATGCAGCAATGTGTACAAGGGTCCATCGGCCTTCTCCGAGCCGGAAACTCAGGTCCTGCGCAATGCTATGCTCAAGCGGAAAGATAATTTAAAACTAATATTGTCGCTTCACAGCTTCGGGCAGAAGCTGCTGTACCCATGGGGCTGGTCTAGTAGCGTCAAAGCACCAGACACCCCTCAGCTCGTTGCTCTTGGTCAGGTGTTCGCGCAGGCCATCAAGAACGCGACTGGCACCGAATACAATGTCAAGAACTCTGCGGGAGGTTTATACTTGGCATCTGGTGCTACAGACGACTGGGCCACAGCAGTGCTCAAGACCAAGTATGCGTACACACTTGAGTTGAGGGATCTAGGCCAACAAGGTTTTCTGCTGGATCAAAGGAACATCCTCCCTTGTAGTGAAGAAGTATGGCACGGACTCACTGAAGTCATCAAACATATAAAGTAACACAGTACCAGCAACCTATCCTCTTGTTTAGATAATACCTGTTGTGACGATTgtcaatagtcagaattcgtaccttcttagcttttagattttattttatttatttatatacaagaaggtacattgggtttgtgagaatgcatagcatagtacagtaattacactcttgtaaagccattagtacgcgcagcgtttcgggcagtataaTAGTATAGATAATAGTATACCGACTAGCAAGGCAttctttaaaaataaattatgctaaatcacaaacttaaatattcctaggactagtatagcacacatatgtactatattaggcctcagatatcgtgtattaggcctagggaggttaagACAGGTTgggttagtttgtcaaagcaacacaaataACAAATAGTTTTCTGgtatgtccaactcaatagttcagcagATTAGTAAACATTATATCTCTGACAAATATTATCATCATTTAAGGATAAAATTAAATACAAAAAGAAAATCCTACGAGGCTTAGTTTATCTTTAGTAGAGTAATTAGTAATGACTGAGTACGTGAGTCGTACTGTGAGACAGTAACGTAGTCCagttaataacacacacacacaccgtagtcGTACTGTGAGACAGTAACGTAGCCCagttaataacacacacacaccgtagtcGTACGTGAGACAGTAACGTAGTCCAGTTAATAACACACACCGTAGTCGTACGTGAGACAGTAACGTAGTCCAgttagtaacacacacacacacacaccgtagtcGTACGTGAGACAGTAACGTAGTCCAgttagtaacacacacacacacaccgtagtcGTACGTGAGACAGTAACGTACTATAGCATAAGCGTTCGTGAAACCTCCACCTTCATGTCTGGTGAATTATTTAGTAAGaccctatttttttttaattcataacCACTGTCTGTGGAGAGgaaagtatacatatatataattataaatatcaTGGCCCAGTATTTTTATTAACACACACCCAATGAACAAATTTGTTTCCTTTTCTAGCCTAATTTTAACCAGGTGTAAATACCCTACATCTTGCCTTGCAGACTGTTCTTTGATTGTACAAATGCACAAATTAACCTAATCTATCCTGAAACTtgctaacccaagcaacccacctaacctaacctacagatgcacaaaaaaAACGTAGATATTTGTGAGGCCGCAGCAAGATTCTCTTCATTTGGAACTCAAAATATTAACGAGTTAAACACATCATCGCTTTTAATTATATCCAGGAAAGGTGCGAAAGGTGGCCATTGACCTTGTCACAGGGGGCGGGATGTCTTTCCCCAGGCATAGCAGTGGCCCAGCTCGTTAATAATCCAGTTGACTTTTCAGGGTCAGAGCGTCGATTTGGTGAGGTTATGGGCCTGGTTATTTTCACATCAGGGGTTAGGTTTCCACAGCAACTGCCTGGGTTTCCACAGCAGCTGCCTGGGTTTCCACAGCAGCTGCCTGGGTTTCTACAGCAGCTGCCTGGGTTTCCACAGCAGCTGGCTAGGTTTCCACAGCAGCTGGCTAGGTTTCCACAGCAGCTGGCTAGGTTTCCACAGCAGCTGCCTGGGTTTCCACAGCAGCTGGCTAGGTTTCCACAGCAGCTGCCTGGGTTTCCACAGCAGCTGCCTGGGTTTCCACAGCAGCTGCCTGGGTTTCCACAGCAGCTGCCTGGGTTTCCACAGCAGCTGCCTGGGTTTCCACAGCAGCTGCCTGGGTTTCCACAGCAGCTGCCTGGGTTTCCACAGCAGCTGCCTAGGTTTCCACAACAGCTGGCTGGGTTTCCACAGCAGCTGCCTGGGTTTCCACAACAGCTGGCTGGGTTTCCACAGCAGCTGCCTGGGTTTCCACAGCAACAGTCTGGGTTTCCACAGCAGCTGCCTGGGTTTCCACAGCAGCTGCCTGGGTTTC contains the following coding sequences:
- the LOC123773952 gene encoding carboxypeptidase B, whose amino-acid sequence is MSCWWRLVLLVVLVAGSGAMMHQALTGHQVWEVDESGRVLTTRLLEEGLLDVLDHSRPSRTVRVSPHAVHQVKTALQEAAIPYRVLIYDLATYIKEANKGGREPRSPVDTCTATTCPAPLKTHYMTLSQMEWYLKEMNRTFPSRISVSSIGKSVEGRDIWLAYLPAANSSGRAIWVEAGLHAREWISPAVALHLIDRTIHNRSAMANMDILVVPMANPDGYVYTWTTDRFWRKNRRINAGTTCAGVDLNRNWDYHFGVGASTNPCSNVYKGPSAFSEPETQVLRNAMLKRKDNLKLILSLHSFGQKLLYPWGWSSSVKAPDTPQLVALGQVFAQAIKNATGTEYNVKNSAGGLYLASGATDDWATAVLKTKYAYTLELRDLGQQGFLLDQRNILPCSEEVWHGLTEVIKHIK